The sequence below is a genomic window from Chloroflexota bacterium.
CCGGCGCAGCGTCCCAAATCGCGTGTCACCCGCGCAAGCGCACCGCCGGCCAAATTGACACGACGGCGCGCCACGGCTTACGTTCCGCCTTGAGGTGACGGCTCGTCTCCGGCGAGTCGATCGGATGCATCTCGCTTATCGGTGCATCCGTGGCGTTGCCCGGCCCGAGCCACCTGGAACCATTGACGGTCTCCGAGGCGGAGCCCACCTCGCGCAGACAGGCGGGGGAGCGGGTGTGTCGACGGACGCCCTAAGAGAGCCGACCAGCGCGACAGCGCAAGACCCACTCGAACTGCGTCCGCCGCGCAGCGAGTTGCAGATGTCCTATCGCCGCTTTTGGCGCCACAAAGCGGCCGTCGTCGGCCTCACGATCCTCATCATCATCAGCATCGGCGCGATATTCGCGGATGTCATCGCCATCGAGCCCGAAGCGACGTTCTATAGCTTCGATGAGCTCCAGACCAAGAAATGGCTGCCTCCGCTGACCGACGGCCACCTGCTGGGCACCGACGACATCGGGCGTGACGTGTTCAGCCGCGTCGTCCGCGGCTCACGCGTGTCGCTGCGTGTTGGGTTCTTCGCAGTGGGCATCGCCAGCATCGCCGGCACGCTATTCGGTCTCGCCGCTGGCTACTTCGGCGGCTGGATCGACCAGATGGTCAGCCGAGCCATCGACGTGATGCTGGCCTTCCCGGACTTGCTGCTGGCGATTGCGATTCTGGCGGCGCTCGGCCCTAGTCTCGTGAACGCCATGGTGGCCCTCGGGCTGGCGGGGATTCCCAGCGCGATCATGGCGTTGTTCAGCCCGGGACCCAGTCCCGCCACGATGGTGATGGCCAGCAGCAGGCTGGGAAACGCCAGCATGATGTCCAGCACGCGGCTGATCAGCATGTCCGGCCAGCGGCCGAAGTAGCCGGCGACCAATCCCAGAATGGACCCGAAAAACGCCCCAATGGCAACCGCCGTAAACCCGATGCGCAAGGAGATGCGCGCCCCTCGCACCACGCGGCTGAACACGTCGCGTCCGATATCGTCCGTGCCGAAGAGGTGGCCGTCCGTGCCCGGCGGCAACAGCGCTCCCGGAACGTTGTAGTAGTCCAGTCCTTCAGTAGCAATCACGTCGGCGAAAATCGCCCCGGTCGCCATCACGATGAGCACCGCGCCGCCAACCAGAGCGCCCTTGTTCCGGTAGAGACGCCGCCAGGCCAGCGACCATTCGCTGCGCGGCTTGGCCTGCACGGCGCCCTGGAGCGCCGAATCGCCCGCCACCCGTGACTCCAAGCTCAACGACCGCCCCCGGTCCCGGTACAGATGCGCATCGCAGCGCGGACATCCAGGTCGACCGACAGCAGAGCCGGCCCGATCCAGAACGAGCAATCAACCGGGCGGCCGCCGCTGTCGATTGAACCTAAACTGCCCGACCAAGAAGCGTCAATCCCGCGACGAGTCCGGTAGTGGGTCACCTCGAGCCCGGCGCCCCCGCGAAGGGAGCCCCTGCGCAACCCCTCCGTCATACCCGCGGAGCCCGTCCCCGCGCAGGCGGGGAGCGGGAATCCACCCTTCATTGAACCCGGGAGCGGATTGGGTTCGCCCGGTCATCCTCAAGCATGGCCAGGTTTCGCAAGGGTCTCTCAATGGGGAGGGATATGAGGGAGCAAGTGATGCACGGCATCGCCGGATGCCTGCGAATGGAAGCGGAGTGCCGCCGGCCAGACACCCACGCCCGTCATGCGCGATACTGTCGCACCAGCCGCGCAGGGACGCCACCGGAGTTGCCGTGAAAGTCGACCACCAGCGCCCGAGCCACTCGTGAAGCTCTGCATTTCCATCGCGTGCTACCGCTGGGCGTTCCAGCCGTCGATTCGGCGCGATGGCCCCGACTACCGCGCGGGCGGCGGGCCGCTAGCCTACTTGCAGTCATTCTCAGACCCACCGCCGGAAGACAACCGCTTCTTCTGGATGTGCGACAAGACGGCCGAGCTGGGACTCCAGGGCCTCTACGCACACCCAGGCGAATACGTCGACGACCGGGCCGGGGCCGAAGCCATGCGCCGCAAGGTCGACGACCGCGGATTGATCTGGAACGGCGGGCTCACGGTCAACATGGCCGCCACCGACGAGGAGTGGGAGAGCTTCGAGTACGACAACGCCGTGCGCCAGCTCGAGCTCAACCATTGGGCCGGCCTCAACATCGCCACCATGACTCACCGGCTGCCCAACGTGCACAACCACTTCTCGACCGACCCGCCCATCGACGAGCAGATGGCGCGCGCCGCCAAGCATCTCCCCGCGCTCACGCCCGTGGCCGAGGAGCTTGGCGTGATCATGGCCTGGGAAAACCACATGGACTACCGCGTCTCCGAGGTGGCCGGGGTCGTCAACGAGATCGACTCACCCTGGCTGCGGATCACCCTCGACACCTCCAACCCGTTTCCGAGTCTCGAGGATCCGCTGGAGGGCGCGCGCATCGCCGCCCGCAACGTCGTGGCGGTGCACTTCAAGGACTTTCGCGCCCAACCGCTGCGCGAAACCTGGGAGCCGCACTTCCACTACTCGCCCGTGGGCCACGGCGACTCGCCCATCGGCGAGATTCTCGCGCTGCTCCAGGCCGAGGCGCCCGATCCGGACAACCTGCTGGCCAACATCGAAATCTCGCCGCCGCCGCAGCACGACCCGGAAGCCTGGGTGCTCGAGAGCAAGCGCTGGCTGCTCGAAGAGCAGGGCCAGTACTTCGAGCCCCATCTGACCGTCCAATGAAGCTCGGACTCTCGCACGAGACCTACCGCTGGGTCGCGTTTCCGTGGATGCGGTCCGACGACCCGGAGTTTGTCGGCGAGATGCAAGCGCCCATCTACCTGCGCGGCATCGCCCCTCCGCCGGCGGGGGAGTTGCCGATTGATTGGATGGTCGACCGCGTGGTGGCGCATGGACTCTCGTCGCTGGCCATGGAATGCGGTTGGTTCCAGGACACGGACCGCGCCCACGCGTTTCGCGACCGGATGACCGAGCGCAACCTCACCTATCTCGCGTCCGCATCCGTCGACCTGGCCGCGGCGCCCGACGAGTGGGGAAGCGGGACGTTCGACCCGGCCAGGGGAAGTCGCCGCATGCCGACCTTCGATATGTCTCAGGCGACCGCCATGCGCACCGGCTGGACCGGCGGCGCGCCCTTCGACATCGCGCTGCGCGCCATGGAGCTGGCGCGGGCCGCGGGCGCGCGCGTCCTCAGCCTGGTGCACGGGCAGCCCGGCCGCCCGAACCACTACACCAAGGACCCAAACATCGACGAGCAGATCGACCGGATGATCCGCAACCTCGGCACGCTGCTGCCCATTGCCGACGAAATGGGCTTGACGCTCGCCACCGAGAACCACATGGACTACCGCTGCTCGGAGTTCGCCTTGGTCCATGAGGGCCTGGGCTCGACGACCCTGCGCCACGTGTTCGACTTCGCCGACTCCATGGCCGTGAACGAAGACCCGCTCGACGGCGTCCGCCACGTGGCCCGCCACACCGTCGGCACGCACCTGCGCGACATGCGGGCGCAGCCCATCACCCGGGTGGCCACCGGCGCGTTCTATCACGCACCCATCGGCCTCGGCAGCGTGCCGATTCAGACGATGCTCGCCATCTTGCAGGCCGAGGCGCCCAATCCCGAGGACCTGCATCACTACGTCGAGGTCGTCCCGCGGCCCGACTACGACACCGAGCACTGGCTCACCGCCAGCCTGGACTGGCTGCGCACCGAGTGCGCGGCCTACTGGAGCTAGCCGCTCCGAGCTCCTGACCCGGCGGCCGCCATCCGCTGAGCCAGTTCCGGAGTACGCTGCCTTCACAAGCGCTGCTCGCGCCGAGGGTGACCATGGACTACGACGCAATCATCGTCGGTTGTGGCCACAACGGCCTCGTGGCCGCGTTCTACCTGGCGCGGGCCGGAGTGCGGGTGCTGGCGTTGGAGCAGGGCCCCAAGGTCGGCGGCGCGGCCACCACCGACGAGCTTTCGCCCGGATACCACTTCTCAACCTGCGCCCACAGCTTCGTGCTGTTCCATCCGCAAATCCTGGACGACATGCGGCTCGTGGAGCTCG
It includes:
- a CDS encoding sugar phosphate isomerase/epimerase; this encodes MKLCISIACYRWAFQPSIRRDGPDYRAGGGPLAYLQSFSDPPPEDNRFFWMCDKTAELGLQGLYAHPGEYVDDRAGAEAMRRKVDDRGLIWNGGLTVNMAATDEEWESFEYDNAVRQLELNHWAGLNIATMTHRLPNVHNHFSTDPPIDEQMARAAKHLPALTPVAEELGVIMAWENHMDYRVSEVAGVVNEIDSPWLRITLDTSNPFPSLEDPLEGARIAARNVVAVHFKDFRAQPLRETWEPHFHYSPVGHGDSPIGEILALLQAEAPDPDNLLANIEISPPPQHDPEAWVLESKRWLLEEQGQYFEPHLTVQ
- a CDS encoding TIM barrel protein; the protein is MKLGLSHETYRWVAFPWMRSDDPEFVGEMQAPIYLRGIAPPPAGELPIDWMVDRVVAHGLSSLAMECGWFQDTDRAHAFRDRMTERNLTYLASASVDLAAAPDEWGSGTFDPARGSRRMPTFDMSQATAMRTGWTGGAPFDIALRAMELARAAGARVLSLVHGQPGRPNHYTKDPNIDEQIDRMIRNLGTLLPIADEMGLTLATENHMDYRCSEFALVHEGLGSTTLRHVFDFADSMAVNEDPLDGVRHVARHTVGTHLRDMRAQPITRVATGAFYHAPIGLGSVPIQTMLAILQAEAPNPEDLHHYVEVVPRPDYDTEHWLTASLDWLRTECAAYWS